AATAATATCCTAGCATACACGTGTTCGACCAaaaacaaagatatggcaatgaAATGCAGAACCTGAGTTGGTTTTAGAGATCCAGGTGAAGCATATCCACGCCTCAACTGAATGCCATTTCCTCTCAAGCTGATAACATTAGAAAACCCAGCAGTGCCGAAGTTCAGCCAAGCCTCCCAATTATCATCTTCCCCTGTGAAAAGAGCATGCAAACCCTGAACAAACAAGACCAATCAATGTACAGCTCTTCTTTAGTTTTGCTTTGCTTAATAATCAAGTTAcaataacattaaattgaacaaAATGGCACTATAAAGCAGTACTACTCCATACCGGACTAGACCCTTGTAAATCAACTCTAGCTGCATAAAGACCAGATGGTTGGAATCTCCTTCGATGCCAAACCTgccatttaaaaaccaataactcTCGTGACTACTGTATCCTGTATTCGGATCAGATGCACAGTACCCACTACCCACTGTCAGTTTTTCTCTAAAATGTTTAAAATGGTAAACAACTGTTGCGATAAAGTCACTTCCAGGGCAGCAGGGATACTTTGTGATGGTAGAGGCGCTTGAACATTGACCTACTCTATGGTGCATGAACGAGAATGTTACAACAGTTCTTTCTAATCGAACTTGAACTTGATTCCCTGGGTCCTAACCATATAAATGCAACTGATTTTTTCTCTACAGTTGCTTCATCTTATCCGTAAAATGGCTTTTCTTTGTAATTAAACAGTTACCGGGTGTATGAACTTACCcagaagtcaaaaaaaaaaaaaacattaaaaactAGCAGAAAGTAACCTAGTCAGCTTAATACCTGACCACGATAAGCAAACTCCAACTGTTCAGCAACATCTTCCCTCACCGGAAGCCAATCAAGACCACTTTTACGACCAAACCAGTGACCTCGTAGCACTCGGCGATTTTCTCCAGTCCAGTAAACAGGAAAACACTGACGCGTGACTAAATCAACCTACAATAACCCTCATGGAACTCAAGCTTAGAGGTGCGCAATTTATATAGAACAGGAAAGAAATTGCACAGAGTGAGAAACCCGAAATATTAAGGGGGAAGGAGGGGTATTATTATGAAAATTGTGATATAATAAGGTTCCAATTGGGCATGGGCCAAACAGATTAGATTTTCATTCTCAGTGCCAGTCTTGGGGACCTAATAACAGGTATCTGTAAGCCGTGTGCCGTGATTTACAATACTAATGCAAAATGAAACATGTTCTTCCTTCCTTCCCACTTATGTTAAATAAGCCTCACCACCAAGTTATATGGTTTCACTAACAAGGTAAATCGCGCCAAACTCAACAAGCAACAATAAACACGCACATAATACAGAAACGGACTAGTATATTGCTCGTAAACTCATTCACCACATCTCACAAGGAATAGACTGAAAATCAAGGGAAAGGACGATACCTCATAGAGACCTCCTTTGACTGGCACACCAACTCTTTCTTCATCAGCTGCATCCAATTCCGCTGAATGGTCAACTCCATAAGAGCATGCTTGTTGCTGCACATTCATTTTAGTTTCAGCACCAACGTGGTGCACTCTTGGTCCTTCACTGCATTCTGCAAATTCCTTCCACCAACAAGACAGCAATTCTTCCTCTCTCTATAAATAATATACAGTTTAAGAAAGTCATCATATTGTTCCACAACATTAGAAGAGGTTCACGTTTAAAACTAGCATTGACTTTCAGTTTTCCATGTTACATAAACTTCTTCACTTAGCCTCCCCCTATACACAAACATCCTAGTTCTTCTAGAGTATCACTAGATTCCAGCAAAATTGATCCATAATTAACAGTAAGCATATCATCGAGCATCTAGTTAATCAAATAATATGACCTGCAAGAAAGAAGCCTCCAATGCAAGAGAATCCCTCATACTGAACCGAAAATACTCACTCTTCCCCACAATATCTGTTCGAGGAACTGATGCTGCAACCTCTGTACGATTGTGAAGAAAGAAAATGTTAATGCAGAACTAGATTTGTACTTCTGTAAGGTCTTGTATGCATCTCAATTTGAGAAgtatttttctagtaaagctgATGCGAGCTACTGAAACTATTGGCCATCAGCTGAGTATCACAAACTTAGAAGGTAATCAAACAATTAGCGAGCCTGTGTTCTTGTCTCCGATACTACAGAATCTACCAGATGTATTCACATCAActgttttctttcaatttttttggtcAATCAACTGAAAAAAATTTGGTCAAATTTGGACAACACCTAATTTTTCAAAATTGAAACAAATGAAAAGCATAATAGCAGTAATAATAAATACAAATCGATGAAACGGAAATACCTGAATGATTCTGACTCACCATTGATTCGAAGAGGGATTTTACAGAAATACCATCTAACATCTTCACCATCAGAAGGACTTGTAGTTTGAGCAAGATACTTATGTCTACCTTTACACTGATCAATTACATCTTCTAACTTTGCTATATTCGATGGTGTGTTCTTCAACATCTCAGGATCAGGAGCAGGCGGATTACTTATTGTCTTTTCTTCTCCAATTCCATATGAACAACCACTACTACTGCTTTCTGAAATTGGATTCTTCACCATCTTCGTTTGATTGAGATTCAATCAATTTAGACTTGTTTTGCACTCTAAGAATTGAGTAAATTAGAAGCCCTAAATTTCCATTTTGCGAGCGAGAGAAAGAGACACCTAGGAATGAAATATAATGGCGGTTGTGATTTGGTCgagctattttttttttatttttgaccgTTCTTTTCAATAAACACGTGTCGAACGCATGCTGATATAGCTTTGTAGGGAACCACGACGCATATTCTCGCTGTGGAAAGAATGTTCTGTTGGGAACAAGCTGAAAGTAACCAAACCTCAAGCAAAAGCAAAGACCAAATTAAGGGGTAACAGTCGCACACTGATCAACAAAGAACTTTTATTGATATCAAAACAAGAGAACAAAAGAAGCAAAACCACAGAGCAGGTTAagcccaaaaagaaaaaaaaaacctcaaaatagaGGTGCCAGAGACTGCGGAGCACAAAAATGACACTCACCAAAGAAACCAAGGAAAGACTAAAGCTACAGGAATGTCTATAATTACTTCTATTAGCCTGTTCGAAATCTCTCACAAATCTAGAAAAACTTGGTACTCCTGCACAACTCCACAAGACAGACCTGCACCTCTTTTGGCAAACTTGTCTACAGTGATGTTTATTTCTCTAAAGACATGCCTGAAATGAATCCGGTCAGAGATCTTTAAATACGTTGCTATCCAGCTACAACAATCCATAGCACTTCATTGTTCACAAAGCTCTGAAGCACACTTACTGAATCAGAAACCAATTTCCAATCTTGAGAATTATTAGCACCAGTCCATTCCAAAGCAAGAATCACAGCTATTGTTTCAGCAACAAAATTGGTCTCCAGACCTACAGCCATTGCGTATTTAAAACCCCCAACATAATCCTTACAAACAAAACCAGCACTGACAGGAACTGGGTTGCCACGAGAAGCTCTGTTGCATTATTTGATTCACCTGTGGAAACTGTCATCTACAACACTCCATAAGTCTGAAACTTTTTACAGGCCTGCACATGAAACCAAATTCTGGAGAATCTGCAGATCATAAACAACATTGCGCACGACCCCTTTCAATCTCCACTTACTCTCAGCTATTTCTGCAATACTTTCCTCATACTTTTGCTCACATATTCAAAGAGCTATCATGGAGTTAAAAATAGCAACAAGCCAAACTTTTTTTATACCAGAACTTTTGTAGTTTGCTTTCAcgagaaaagtagtgaaatcaccATCAAACCCAAACAAGTTACAAATCCACCTCCAAAAATAAGCACTTGTACGAGATTTCCATAAAATGTGAGACATATATGCTTTCCACTCATTGTTACAAAAAATACACCTTGAAAAAAACGGGAATGCCTGTTCTTCCCAGCCTATCATCACTAGCACAACCACCCCTGAGCAGCTAAAGTAGGGTGCACACAAGAGTTCCAAACAGAATTATCCTGTCTGTAATTTCCTCCACAGCATCAGCCAAAACAACTTCCTTCGCAATGTCCAGTCAAAATTCTTCTATCACCACCACCAGTAAGATGAGGTAAATCCAACAACTCTAACATCAACCTCCTCCAGAATTTGCATCAGTCGTACCATAACAAAATTGAATCTCCATTACCCACTAACCATCTCACTGGGAACTGCAAACTCTTTGTCTTTGTTATTATTGGGATTCTCTCAATAATAACAAAGCAAAGAACCCAGTAAGTAACAGCAAAAAGTACAACAAACTTCCATATCTATGAATGCTAAAATATTGCCAAGGCATGAAGTGTTTCAGCCATTTTACTGAACCACGGGTACTTAGAGAGGAGCTAGAGTAGTATAAACTATATCCCTTCCACGGATGCAGCAGAATAAACTACAATCTAGTAATTTCACTCACATATGTTACTAATTCAGCCTAACAAACAATCACTAACACATTCACGCAACAATGGCAGGATGTACATGTCTGTATGCCCAAACAAAAAAAACACCTATGCTGGTCAAACAATGATCCCTGTAACGGCAGGTAAAAGTAGGGTGAGTCTGCAAGTTGCACTAAATTGAACAGCAAAGAGGCATGGAGATATACTAATGCATGTGCAAATAGCTTTAAGATGTAGAAAATTTTTAGCAATTGATAAATGTTATCATCATCACTAGGTGGCTCACTTAATCAGATCATTTCTAGTAACAAAGCTTGCAACACGCCTCGGCAAAGAAGCTGTAACCACCTATTCATGGCTAGTATCCTCAATTTCCAAAATCCTAACATTGAACAGAATGAGATGCTACCTAATAAACTCTGCTGAATCTTGTGAACTATTATAGCCATAGTTGCAACACAATTATCAATATTACAGCATCAATTCCTAGTCAGATTCAGAATCAAAACATCATAACCTCACTGCTAATAAACCCATTCTATTCTTGTTAGAATCTTAAAAGTTATATTCAGAACAACAACCCCAAGATCAAATTTGGGTATAGAATGTTAATTCTTATCAAACTGAAACATTAAAACACTTCCAAATCCAACAAAAACTATAATCCAACAACAGTATCAGAAACCAAAAATTGGGTGTCAAATGAAATGAAAAACATCCTTTTATTTAGGAAAAAGTCTTACATATTTGGCCAGGATAACCAAAAATTCTTCAAATACATAAGAAAGACAGAAATATTGACCAACTGAACTGTGCAAACCATGGTGATAACTCCATCCCCTGCCTTCCAGATTACTTTCAACAATCTTTTCAATAACCCCTGCAAATGTTTAGATATAGACCAGATCCATCTTTGGTACAAACAAAGCAAGATGTATGAAGTGCAAAATGTTTACTCTACAATTGAGCAATGCTGACACACTCGGATATGGAGCAGTCACACTCGGTTACTGAACATAAATACTTTCTTATTAGTTTTGGAAAGAACTCTTTCCCCACCTTACAACCGTGTTGTATCCGTATCCATCTTAGTTCTGAGAGGAAAAATCATAGTGCAGGTCGATCCTTGATCGTGTAtgattgtgtatatatatatatatatatgagatccTCCCAATAATCCAGAGTTGGAAACCAGAAAGGCAGCGATGTTTTAGATCTGTTGTTTGAGATAGAGATGAGCTCTCCTCGTGTATTTATATTGTAACTTGACATCCTAAACCCTATCGGGTACCCTTAAAAAAGCTAAGAACCCAAGTACGGCACAAAGAGGGCACACAAGGTTTGCCCACTGGATAACATTTTGAAGATAACTATGGTGCTTGCTTAACTCCTACTTGACACTTAAAAACCCCAGCTGAGGTGTGCAACATGCCATAGCCAGTACCTAGTTGGTCTTTATGAAATGAACAGCCAATTCCTTGTGAAATTCAGAATCTGACATCTGATGTATACTTCCCATAGAGTGTTGGCACCTGGTAAAGACGATGCAGATCCCGCAATATTTCTTTTTTCGTTTCTTCGCTCGATTGTTAAAGATAACATAGGCAAGAGAAGTAACAGTTCGGGACACTGATAACTACAATTATATTTAATGTTTGTGctgaatcaacaaaaaaaaaactttcattgATACCAAAAAGTggaaaacaaaagaacaagaaaacCCACCAAACAGGTTAAGCCTGACAGAGGTCAGCGTTGGAGCACAAAAGTGACACTCACCAAAGAAACCAAGGAAAGACTAACTAACTACAGCAATGCCTAACAGAATCTATAATAACTTCTATCAGCTTGTTCTAGATAACCCAAAAATCTAGGACAAACTTCATACATCATACTCCTCCAGAGCACAGACCAGAATCTCTTCTGGTGAACTTATCTGCTGTGAAGTTTATTTCTTCAAAGACATgcaagtttatttctccaaagacATGCTCGAAATGAATCCTGTGAGGATCTTCAAAATACGTAACGCTGCTGTCTAGCTTCAACAATCCATAGCACTACATTCCAAAGCAAGAATAATCACAACCATTTTTCAGCATTAAAATTGGTCTCACAGCCATTGCATATTTAAAACCTCCAACATAATCTCTACAAACAAAACCAGCAGGACCTGGGTTGCCACGAGAAACTCTATAGCAACAAATGATTATTTGATTGAGATGTAGAAGCCTCAATAATTCTGAACTTTCTTATAGGCCTGCAGCGCAAGATTCTGGAGAATCTGCAGATCATAAGCGCCATTGTGCACGACTCCTTTCAATCTCCGCTTACTCTCAGCTATATTCAGTGATACTTTCCTCTGAATCTTGCAAACCATGGAATAGCAACAAGCCAAACTTCTTTTGTAGCAGAACTTTTGTTGCTAGATTAGTTGAAAAATGTAGTGAAAACACCATCACTAATAAACCCAAACAAGTTACAAATCCACCTCCAAACATCAGCACTTGTAGGACACTCCCGCAAAATGTGAGACATGCTTTCCAGCTATGTTGTAAGAGGCGCTGGGCAAGGCGAGGCGCTCCAGGCGGGCGCCCGAAATTTAGAAAACAACAACAGCAAGCATAATTTGGCGCCTTAGGCGCCTTTTTTGCCTAGGCGCTGGTCCAGCGCTTAGAGCGCCTTTCACAACATAGCTTTCCACCTCATTCTTAAGTGAATTCACCTTGAAACAACTGGAATACTCATTTCTTCTCAGCTTACCATCACTAGCACAACCACCCCTGACCATCTTCCACACCTGAGCAGCTAAAGTAGGGTGCACAGGAGAGTTCTAAGCAGAATTTTGCCAATAAACATTTGGGCTCCTTGCTGTAGGTTTCTCTACAGCATTAGCCAAAACAAACTTTCCTTCGCCAATTCTTGTATCAACACCACCACCCCACCGCCAGTAAGATGAGGTAAATCCACAACTCTAACATTAACCTCCTCCAGAATTGACATCAACCATCTGACCCAAAGGACGAGCTACACCATATGTCCCGCCATAACAAAATTGAATCTCCATTGCCCACTAACCATCTCACATCTCACTGACAACTACAAACTCCTTGCTTTTCTTACAAACTTCTCTCAATTATAACAAAGCAACGAACCCAGAAAGTAACAGCAAAAAGTGTAACAAAGTACCAATATTACAGCATCAATCTTAATTCAGGTATCATAGCCTCACTTCTAATAAGTCATTTTATTCAGAGGAATATTGAAAGTTATATTCAGAGGTAGAACCCAACAGAACAACAAACCCAAGATCAGATATGTACATAGAACATTAATTCTTAATTTCTTATCAAACTAAcattaaaacacttccaaaatccaATACTAAAAACTTAAGAAGTAATACCATAATCCATCCAACAGTAACATGTACCAAAAATTGGGGGTTCGGATAAAATGAAAAACATACTTTTATTTAGAAAGAAACTGAGAGCCTTACATACGAGTCCAAATCTGTTCACttcctaaattaaatcaaggatagaaattgaaatgtgaaatatacactcgttaaggaGTGTGCATGAATTCGCACTCCATTTGATCAGAATAATCAAAATTATTTCTTCAAATAGATATTAAAGGACAGAAACATTGAGCAGCAATAACAAATTATAGTTACAAAACACTTCCATCTGAGGTACCATATGATAGAAACAGGACAGGAGCATGATATTCACACTGCCGTGAGATGATACACCGGTTGATTTACAGCCGTCGGCCAGTTTTACCGAGAAGATCAGCTATATCTTTTGAGACGACCCATTGATCTTCTACAACTCTGTTCATCTTATTTCTGAGAGGAAAAATCATAGTGCAGGTCGATCTTCGATTGTGTTGTGTCCATACATACGAGATCCTCCCAATAATCCATTGATTTAACAGAGAAAATCAAAATGAAGAGAACTCTTGGATCTTCAGAGTTGGAAACGAGAAAAAAATAGAAGGcgaagatttggattagtttgagaTAAAGCATCACTCTCTCTATGCATTTATACTGTAACTACAACCTAAACCCTAACGGGTGCCCATATCAAAGCTAAGAACCTCAAGATAGCACAAGAGGGCACACGGAATTAGCCCCACTGGACAACAACATTGCTATGTTAGCTCGCTTAGCATGAGAATGATCCTGAACCTACACCACCGTTGGACTCGAGCCTTAAAAGCTAGATATAATTCAAGACCTTAAAGCTAAATACTTCAAACGAGCATCTCCAGATTCTCCACTCTTGGCTGTGAAAAAGTCAATATTTTGGTCTCAGGTGGGATTCAGGTAGGGAATGGAAAAGCCATTCTTGGTCTCACAACTGGATTCCTCTAAATGCCAGGACAGAGAGAACTACTAGCaggggaaaaaaaaaaacagaaggtcTAACAGACAACAGATACATCAAATTTACGAACCAACACATTATATAGTCAAGAATGACTGGTGCATTTTCACATCCAATGTTAATGAAATATGCCTCCataaaatttgttacaatttcTGTTCCCCAAAATGGTGTTTTTGCTTTTCAAAAGAGAGCAATATCCCTACTCCCTATTCTGATTGAAAAGAAACAgcaacaaaaacctaaaaaaagggtttatttaagaaaaaatttGTTGCTATCCGATCATGTCACAGTGTCTCCAAAATGAATTCCAAGGGGCAGTAAAAAGATTAGGCAGTTGATTGCTTCAGGTAAGCAATGAGGTCTGCTCGATCCTGAGGCTTCTTCAGCCCTGGGAAAACCATCTTTGTTCCAGGAATGTACTGCAATAGAAGATTCAACGATATAACTGTTCAGTAATGTGCATCACAAGGAGAAAATTCATACAAAAACAAGTTAACAGTATGCACATTTCATATGGCAGCACGTAGAGAATCCAAGACCTAAACATAGATCACCCATACACACAGGGACAGGGTAGTCTCATCCAATCTATAACGAGATTTAATTACTGACCAAGGCAGCATAAGAAAAACATGCTCTATTCATAACATACAACTTCCAGGCACACACTCTTTCTAAACACTTAACATTAAGATGTGATGGATAATAGATAACAATATTACAGGGTACATATAAACAAAAAATGAATAAATTATGCATCCAGCTTACCTTTTTGGGGTTAAGCAAGTAATCATAAAGTGTATTCTCTTCCCAGTTCACAGCCTTGTTCTTGTTAGCAGCTGAGTAAGAGTAACCAGCAGTTGTTCCAGACTGCCTACCGAACAGACCATTCAAGTTAGGCCCTGCATCAAAAAATTTACACAATTGTAAACATTCATCTACCAGATTGCTAGAAAAAGATAAATTGCTGTCCATACCAAAATAACTAATTGCCACACCAAACACAAGCTATAACAAACCAATAATACCCTATCTTCACCAAATGAAAATAACATCCAACATCCTACACTTTACAAAAAGGGGTCTAATTTGTGACAAGGTCCAAAGCAACAGGACAGAGAAACAAAGCAAGTTGAATTTCGACTAATTTAATAAGAAAAAATGacctcaaaataaaaaaattgcaaCATTCAAATAGCTAAGACATGAATAATTATTTCTGGTAAAACATTTTCAAATAGGTAGATCTAAGATCTCAGATTATACAAGTAACATAGTAATCCAAAATAACCACGATTATGAATCATATATTCATCTAATTGTTCCACACCTCATACTTTACAAAGATCAATTAAAATCTAAATAGAATTTTATCAACGAAACAACACATACATCaagaatcaacaaaaaaaaattacaaaaatcaatTCCTATCTCAAAACAGATCAAACTGAAACCAAATCAAATCTAAAAAGAAATCTGAAGAAGATAACCGAACAAACCTTGTTTGTGACCAGATCCTTTCTCAACAGTATGGCACTGAGCGCACTTAGTCTTGAAGATCTTTTCCCCAGCCTTAACATCACCAGGTGGAGCTTCTTGGAAAGTAGCCATTTCAAACTTCTTTTTACAGAAAACGTATAGAggatgagaggaagaagaagaaggaacaacCTTCTCAACTTTTCCAGGGTTTGTTTCTTTTCAGATGAATTTGGGGGGCTTGGGAAAGAGGAAAACCGAATTTATTGGACTAAGTACATTTACATGTACCAAAATATCCCTGGGTGGTTTATTAAATGACACGAGATCTTTTTTAGAATTATCGGcgaaattgaattttttgatttcttttttaagaAAGGTTTTAATGCCCTTTTGACTCAGCTGATTGGGGTGATGTGGTGGCCACGAGAATTATTAATTGTTTAGGCAGTGGTTTAAAATATTCCACGTTTTTAGTTGGCGGAGTCGACGTACGCCATTTTTTGATGTGCCTGTGCGCCATTTTGTGGAAACTGATTACATGGGAGCCAGAAAtttattagagcatctccaatgcaaggggtgGAGATCATAAAAAACCATGCCACATAAGATTTAAGACTTtttcatatcaaaatttcatctccaatgcaaggTTTAAGGTCCTTGAAAATTGTGACATAATTATGTGGCGGTGGAAGAGAAAGTCTAAATAAGACGTTCTTCATGACCTTGGGTCAAAGTCCACATCATCAATTTGTCTCTATGTTAATTTGAATATTGTTAGATAAGTCCTTGAGgattgaagatgattttttggattgaAATGTGTTAAACTTTATTTGTTTTGTCCATATGTGAATGACCTTCATAGAAAATGTGATATTTAGACCTCCACATAGGGTCACctccacccctagcattggagatgctcttagccaGATGCAAGAGATAAATCGCCAGGTCACAGGTCCAGAGATTGAAAGTTTATTGGTTAATCATGGATGCGCCGGAGAAACCATTGTTTCAGGAAACACCCATGCCCAATATTTTGGTGTtatatcaaaaataataataataataataatattaaaaactTCGGTGGAGAGAGAAGTTCTGGCGATCGGCAATGGGTTCTTCTGGTGATTGAAAACCAGGATCAATCCATCCCTTGTTCGTGATTCAATGTTATATCTCCCTTTCTCCCCTCTGATTATTGTTAAACTGCATATTGATGCACCTGTCTGCCATtgctttttagggttttcttttga
This genomic stretch from Papaver somniferum cultivar HN1 chromosome 5, ASM357369v1, whole genome shotgun sequence harbors:
- the LOC113284352 gene encoding cytochrome c gives rise to the protein MATFQEAPPGDVKAGEKIFKTKCAQCHTVEKGSGHKQGPNLNGLFGRQSGTTAGYSYSAANKNKAVNWEENTLYDYLLNPKKYIPGTKMVFPGLKKPQDRADLIAYLKQSTA